The proteins below are encoded in one region of Mangifera indica cultivar Alphonso chromosome 7, CATAS_Mindica_2.1, whole genome shotgun sequence:
- the LOC123221220 gene encoding uncharacterized protein LOC123221220 has product MARKSNQQKNGLDHQASSHRKKGSKLRSAVPDKTGCGRDNMVKVFPPEDLPDGNHQGIPFVDGASRASTRKEKQTTDLRDSDQSVSSKGNSGSDTENIASLRTPNIREAIARRGRKHGKSGLRCLLNVLHVKNAMENVKFSNNALVRSLRVHVSSKLKAALELLERQKPLFVSLTTNFYNACDYVRMKFQKVYAAVLVFFKHLAIILLHLSMVWLDCALRGIDSFLRMGMTCFFSVIWCSILSVVAIVGIAKFLMVLVIAALVAFFIGFTVAIIVVALSGAVFLWFYGSFWTTVFIIFLGGLAFKLNHESLALLITTVYSIYCAWTYVGWLGLLLALNLSFISSDALIYFLKNNINQQRTDGPHEQTSGMQGGPGDNSESGHTSSSENAPGLSADRSAGVPSTSGADSEMTSEDEVARLLNCTDHYSALGLSRYENVDVSLVKREYKKRAMLVHPDKNMGNEKAEEAFKKLQNAYEVLLDSLKRKAYDDELRREELLNYFRSFQNVSQKNGRHGFFFAPGSARSEADTEDPIGDSRLIACKKCNNFHVWIETKKSKSRARWCQECKDYHLAKDGDGWVEQSSHPLIFGLLQKVDLPSAYVCADSKVYNANEWYICQGMRCPANTHKPSFHVNTSLTSKHGPSKGTSSGQRGGWMPPTNLDEPMTEEEFVEWFQNAVQSGLFDNIGASTSSESRTANAASGFKGSGASTSSGNKRKKKGKKQW; this is encoded by the exons ATGGCTCGGAAGAGTAATCAGCAAAAGAATGGCTTGGATCATCAAGCATCAAGCCACAGAAAAAAGGGTTCAAAATTGAGGTCTGCTGTCCCTGATAAGACAGGATGTGGTAGAGACAACATGGTGAAGGTTTTTCCTCCTGAGGATCTCCCAGATGGTAACCATCAAGGCATTCCTTTTGTGGATGGTGCAAGTAGGGCATCTACCAGAAAAGAGAAGCAAACAACAGATCTGCGGGATTCTGACCAATCAGTTTCTTCCAAGGGCAATTCTGGTAGTGATACTGAAAATATTGCTTCACTGCGAACTCCTAATATAAGAGAAGCAATTGCTCGCCGTGGTAGAAAACATGGAAAGAGTGGCCTTCGTTGCTTGCTGAATGTATTGCATGTTAAAAATGCAATGGAGAATGTTAAGTTTTCCAATAATGCACTGGTTAGAAGCTTAAGGGTGCATGTTTCATCCAAGTTGAAGGCAGCACTTGAGTTGTTGGAGAGACAGAAGCCATTGTTTGTTTCTCTAACAACAAACTTTTATAATGCCTGTGATTATGTTAGAATGAAGTTTCAGAAAGTTTATGCTgctgttttagtttttttcaaacatttggCAATCATACTACTCCATTTATCAATGGTTTGGTTGGACTGTGCTCTTAGGGGCATTGATTCTTTTCTGCGGATGGGGATGACATGTTTCTTTTCAGTTATATGGTGCAGCATTCTCTCTGTAGTTGCAATTGTTGGGATTGCAAAGTTTCTAATGGTCCTG GTTATAGCTGCTTTGGTCGCTTTTTTTATTGGGTTCACCGTTGCAATCATAGTAGTTGCTCTTTCAGGAGCTGTTTTCCTATGGTTTTATGGAAGTTTTTGGACTACAGTGTTTATTATCTTCCTTGGAG GATTGGCATTCAAGTTGAACCATGAGAGTCTTGCACTATTAATTACAACTGTATACTCAATATATTGTGCCTGGACTTATGTTGGATGGCTTGGTTTGCTGTTGGCACTGAATTTGTCTTTCATCTCAAGTGATGCTCTGATATACTTCCTAAAGAATAACATAAATCAACAAAGAACTGATGGACCCCATGAGCAAACCTCTGGGATGCAAGGTGGACCAGGCGACAATAGTGAGTCAGGGCACACTTCATCCTCTGAAAATGCCCCAGGGTTATCTGCTGATCGTAGTGCAGGAGTGCCTTCAACCAGTGGGGCAGACTCTGAGATGACTTCTGAAGATGAAGTAGCTCGGTTGTTAAACTGTACTGATCACTATTCAGCTTTGGGCTTGTCACGATATGAGAATGTTGATGTTTCTTTAGTGAAGCGAGAGTATAAAAAAAGG GCTATGTTGGTCCATCCTGATAAGAACATGGGTAATGAGAAAGCTGAAGAAGCATTTAAGAAACTTCAGAATGCTTATGAG gttcTCCTTGATTCACTAAAGCGAAAAGCATATGACGATGAATTGAGGAGGGAGGAGCTGCTAAACTATTTCCGTAGTTTCCAAAATGTTTCTCAGAAG AATGGCAGGCATGGTTTTTTCTTTGCACCTGGATCTGCAAGGTCAGAGGCTGATACTGAGGACCCCATTGGAGATTCTCGGCTAATAGCCTGCAAAAAGTGCAACAACTTTCATGTGTGGATTGAGACCAAGAAATCAAAATCTCGAGCAAGATGGTGCCAG GAATGCAAAGATTATCATCTAGCAAAAGATGGAGATGGATGGGTTGAACAATCTTCCCACCCCTTAATTTTCGGATTACTGCAGAAG GTAGATTTGCCTTCTGCATATGTTTGTGCAGATAGCAAGGTTTATAATGCTAATGAATGGTATATTTGTCAG ggaATGAGATGTCCGGCCAACACGCATAAGCCAAGTTTTCATGTGAACACTAGTTTAACCTCCAAGCATGGTCCCAGCAAGGGAACAAGTTCTGGACAAAGGGGTGGTTGGATGCCACCGACTAACCTGGATGAACCCATGACTGAGGAGGAATTTGTGGAGTGGTTTCAGAATGCAGTGCAGTCCGGGCTGTTTGATAATATTGGTGCTAGCACCTCCTCTGAAAGCCGAACTGCCAACGCTGCATCAGGCTTCAAGGGCAGTGGTGCCAGTACTAGCAGTGGcaacaagagaaagaaaaagggaaagaagcaATGGTGA